The following are encoded together in the Humulus lupulus chromosome 5, drHumLupu1.1, whole genome shotgun sequence genome:
- the LOC133779840 gene encoding uncharacterized protein LOC133779840, which translates to MDDGYESMKKNADYGSRILCIEVVPRPTSLMLKVHHGCAVQDSEGVMTYGGTMYGFQRLSTGVGSNQYKDMLKLETDNDVRMLIDLITLNKLNRVVDVFFVYYLDPTSSSFVCKKIIDGEGTSTMREQCEYVNVEDIGVHESDETAESDSSFVFDDEFVETEYVGTTDNEDWLVEERKIMGELSNSEAETNIQDVIVQNLEDDDCEEELDEEQKVGMVFKNAKVFREAIHQYGIKNGRDISFPRNDKDIIRAKFKGNRPWVLYASQFDSKNPTLKVKTYVNKHACGRISTNTNATSTWIPKTYSESLQPGKQFSCGDFLAKVTKDFRITITKTQVYKVKKKGAIFLEGSMKDQYGKLWDYAEELRARNLGSTSYN; encoded by the exons ATGGATGATGGTTATGAATCAATGAAAAAAAATGCAGATTATGGAAGTAGGATTCTTTGTATTGAAGTGGTCCCTC GACCTACATCTCTTATGCTTAAAGTCCATCATGGTTGTGCTGTACAAGATTCTGAAGGTGTTATGACATATGGGGGAACAATGTATGGTTTTCAAAGATTGTCAACCGGAGTTG GGAGTAACCAATATAAAGATATGTTAAAGTTGGAAACAGATAATGATGTGAGGATGCTGATTGATTTAATAACTTTGAATAAGCTTAATAGAGTTGTTGATGTTTTCTTTGTGTATTATTTGGATCCCACTAGTAGTAGTTTTGTGTGTAAAAAAATAATAGATGGGGAAGGCACAAGTACTATGCGTGAACAATGTGAATATGTCAATGTAGAAGATATTGGGGTGCATGAAAGTGATGAAACTGCTGAAAGTGATTCAAGTTTTGTGTTTGATGACGAATTTGTCGAGACTGAGTACGTGGGTACGACTGATAATGAAGATTGGCTagttgaagaaagaaaaataatgggTGAATTATCAAACTCGGAAGCTGAGACAAATATTCAAGATGTGATAGTACAAAATCTTGAAGATGATGATTGTGAAGAGGAATTAGATGAAGAACAAAA AGTTGGGATGGTATTTAAGAATGCTAAAGTTTTTAGAGAGGCAATTCATCAATATGGAATAAAGAATGGCAGGGATATAAGCTTCCCAAGAAATGATAAAGATATAATTCGGGCTAAATTTAAAGGCAATCGTCCTTGGGTTTTATATGCTTCTCAATTTGATAGCAAAAATCCAACTCTCAAGGTTAAGACCtatgttaataaacatgcatgcGGTAGAATTAGTACGAATACAAATGCAACTAGCACATGGATACCAAAGACATACAGTGAAAGTTTACAACCAGGCAAGCAATTTTCTTGTGGTGATTTTTTGGCTAAAGTAACGAAAGATTTTCGTATCACAATCACCAAGACCCAAGTTTACAAGGTAAAGAAAAAGGGAGCAATATTCTTGGAAGGGTCAATGAAAGATCAATATGGGAAGTTATGGGACTATGCTGAAGAATTAAGAGCAAGAAACCTAGGTTCTACTAGTTATAATTGA